The proteins below are encoded in one region of Candidatus Manganitrophaceae bacterium:
- the nuoK gene encoding NADH-quinone oxidoreductase subunit NuoK — MIPVSYYVVVSTMMFVIGLIGVLIRRNFLIILFAIELMLNAANINLVAFSHYNNAIDGQIVSLFVIAIAAAEAAIGLAIIIVLFRGQATTNVDELNILKW; from the coding sequence ATGATCCCTGTTTCTTACTATGTTGTTGTCTCGACCATGATGTTTGTGATCGGCTTGATTGGCGTACTCATCCGGAGAAATTTCCTGATCATCCTCTTTGCCATCGAACTAATGCTGAATGCCGCCAACATCAATCTTGTCGCCTTTTCGCATTATAATAATGCCATCGATGGGCAGATTGTCTCCCTCTTTGTTATTGCCATCGCAGCGGCCGAAGCGGCAATCGGCCTGGCCATCATCATCGTTCTCTTCAGGGGACAGGCAACGACAAATGTGGACGAACTTAATATTTTAAAGTGGTAA
- a CDS encoding NADH-quinone oxidoreductase subunit J: protein MTQSLFFFYFAGVTIISSILTIGLRSPVYCTLALLSTLLHVAGLFVLLHAEFVAAIQIIVYAGAVLVLYLFVLMLLDLKTTENFLKQTWVALFFGVVVFVEILLGLFKSTIMTTRPTKTIEAVAAPAIGNTEAIGLSLFNEYLLPFEVVGIILLGAAVGAMVLAKKIPAR from the coding sequence ATGACCCAAAGCTTATTCTTTTTCTACTTCGCAGGTGTGACAATCATCTCTTCGATCCTGACCATCGGTCTTCGAAGTCCGGTCTACTGCACCTTGGCACTCCTCTCCACCCTTCTTCATGTTGCGGGGCTCTTCGTCCTCCTTCACGCCGAATTTGTTGCGGCGATCCAGATCATCGTTTACGCAGGCGCGGTGCTCGTCCTTTATCTTTTTGTTTTAATGCTTCTTGACTTAAAAACCACTGAAAACTTCCTTAAGCAAACCTGGGTTGCACTATTTTTCGGAGTGGTTGTTTTTGTTGAAATCCTGCTCGGACTTTTTAAATCCACCATTATGACAACAAGACCCACAAAAACCATTGAAGCGGTGGCCGCTCCGGCGATTGGAAATACCGAGGCGATCGGTCTCTCTCTCTTCAATGAATATCTCCTCCCCTTTGAGGTGGTCGGAATCATTCTGCTCGGCGCTGCCGTCGGTGCAATGGTTCTGGCAAAAAAGATCCCGGCCCGTTGA
- the nuoI gene encoding NADH-quinone oxidoreductase subunit NuoI, which translates to MTFSALIDKVFFMEIVKALKLTFKHTFRPVVTVPYPHEKLTLPDTHRGALCLLKYEDGTERCVGCDLCEAACPSHCIKVVSAEDQDGNVLRRYATDFDIDITKCVFCGFCVEACPVNALGMTKMFEYSTPDKRTLLFDKDRLYEIGEKNYVEAKNYLVAHNQEDHDDVSREYEYRFPSYVTPDPEQD; encoded by the coding sequence ATGACGTTTTCAGCACTTATTGATAAGGTCTTCTTTATGGAGATTGTAAAGGCCCTGAAGTTGACCTTCAAGCATACTTTTCGTCCTGTGGTGACGGTTCCCTATCCCCATGAAAAGCTTACCCTCCCGGATACCCATCGGGGAGCGCTCTGCCTCTTAAAATATGAAGATGGCACGGAGCGCTGCGTCGGCTGCGATCTTTGCGAGGCGGCCTGCCCTTCACATTGCATCAAGGTGGTCAGCGCTGAAGATCAGGATGGTAATGTCTTAAGACGCTATGCCACGGACTTTGACATCGACATTACCAAGTGCGTCTTCTGCGGTTTTTGCGTCGAGGCCTGCCCCGTCAACGCCCTCGGAATGACCAAGATGTTCGAGTATTCGACGCCGGACAAAAGAACCCTGCTATTTGACAAAGATAGACTCTACGAAATCGGTGAAAAGAACTATGTTGAGGCCAAGAATTATCTCGTAGCACATAATCAGGAAGATCATGATGATGTCAGCCGAGAGTACGAATATCGTTTTCCCTCCTACGTGACGCCGGATCCGGAACAGGATTAG
- a CDS encoding 4Fe-4S dicluster domain-containing protein codes for MSEETKKIELPKGPEGDGNVTTEEKEMVELSVDGIKTVVEKNSSLYTAIKDIGIKLPAMCYHYSFSPFGSCGLCLVEVEGKKNKVRSCTAKASDGMVIATDTEKMIEARKKAVEKHLVTHPLDCPVCDADGKCELQDMAYDLDVYDIKKGKRKEIPEDTRSVVLDFNMERCILCGQCINVCKEVQLVDRLCFYKKDKKTHVGAHGGVPLDCEFCGDCLAVCPVGAIVSRFSKYAFKPWQLKKTETTCSYCSDGCTLILESQDQKIVRVTSELSYRSKFGEGVGPEEGHGGICVRGRFGFEYVQSENRLSRPLVKKDGKHTEIPWFTAMIQIGKRLSSIKEEHGGQAIAGLISGRCTNEEVYLFQRLMRSVLGTNNIDTAARYGHMNSVLAMKHALGIGGSTTTYDKITVSDVILLVGSNMTETNPIAALRVKKAMAQFDSKVIVADTSQTDMMGFSSTHPLQINLYSEGAFIQGLVKAVIDQGLVHSPFAEKYAPALEVLQKAVSSLSTSDIEASTGLSWDKISEAARLLATSKRGTLIWGEGVISKEGGYENVLRLTDLAMITGLLEKEGAGIHPICEENNEQGAVDMGGVPEFLPGQVPYSSASARQLFSSEWHASLPDPIEGRVGLTLPEIIEAAHRGEIKALYIVGENPVGSLPASMKVREALEKIDLVICQDPFLTETGEGSDYVLPAITFAEKDGTFTNMAGEVNRVSQAFEPCGEARSDLKIFSELSRHLGQWLQYGGPEDVRQEISKRVPGYYSGEKPPIQFDTYLKNNFLSEVTERYETPASTTLATNKTAPFLLSREQVLYHSGKLSTQDKGLLKIDDKSALQIGETDAENLQVKTGDLLLVKSALGSVEVPVEIVSFLPSGLIQFPEHFNRFPIKDLLPAVIDPVSHVPYLKKGAVSLEKVTRFDLKVITPKPELPQPSPESP; via the coding sequence ATGAGTGAAGAGACAAAAAAAATAGAGCTGCCGAAAGGACCTGAGGGTGATGGGAACGTTACGACCGAGGAGAAAGAAATGGTCGAACTCTCCGTTGACGGAATAAAGACCGTTGTCGAAAAAAACTCCTCGCTCTACACGGCCATCAAGGACATCGGGATTAAACTTCCGGCCATGTGCTATCACTACAGCTTCAGCCCCTTTGGCTCCTGCGGACTGTGCCTTGTTGAAGTGGAGGGGAAGAAAAACAAGGTTCGCTCCTGTACCGCCAAAGCAAGCGATGGGATGGTGATCGCGACCGACACGGAAAAAATGATTGAAGCGCGAAAAAAAGCAGTTGAAAAGCACCTCGTGACCCATCCCCTTGATTGCCCGGTCTGTGACGCAGACGGAAAATGCGAACTACAGGATATGGCCTATGACTTAGACGTCTATGACATTAAGAAGGGTAAGCGCAAGGAAATCCCGGAAGACACCCGAAGCGTCGTGCTTGATTTTAATATGGAACGCTGCATCCTGTGCGGCCAATGTATAAATGTCTGCAAAGAAGTGCAGCTTGTTGACCGACTCTGCTTCTATAAAAAGGATAAGAAGACCCATGTCGGCGCACACGGGGGCGTCCCCCTTGACTGCGAATTCTGCGGCGATTGTCTCGCCGTCTGCCCGGTCGGGGCTATTGTCAGCCGCTTTTCAAAATATGCCTTTAAGCCCTGGCAGCTCAAAAAAACGGAAACCACTTGCAGTTACTGCTCAGACGGTTGCACGCTCATCCTGGAGAGCCAGGATCAGAAAATTGTCCGGGTCACCTCTGAGCTTTCCTACCGTTCCAAGTTTGGAGAAGGGGTCGGCCCCGAAGAGGGACATGGCGGTATCTGTGTCCGGGGCCGATTCGGATTCGAATACGTTCAGAGCGAAAACCGCCTTTCCCGCCCCCTGGTAAAAAAGGACGGCAAACATACTGAGATTCCCTGGTTCACGGCCATGATTCAGATTGGAAAACGCCTGTCCAGCATCAAAGAAGAACATGGCGGTCAGGCGATTGCCGGATTGATCAGTGGTCGGTGTACAAATGAAGAGGTCTACCTCTTCCAGCGGCTCATGCGTTCAGTCCTCGGCACGAACAATATTGATACCGCCGCCCGCTACGGCCATATGAACTCTGTTCTGGCAATGAAACATGCGCTCGGTATAGGGGGATCCACCACAACCTATGACAAAATTACCGTTTCCGACGTCATTCTCCTCGTCGGATCAAACATGACTGAAACAAATCCGATCGCCGCGCTCCGCGTGAAGAAGGCCATGGCGCAGTTCGATTCAAAAGTCATCGTGGCCGATACAAGTCAAACCGACATGATGGGCTTTTCGTCGACACACCCTTTACAGATCAACCTCTACTCTGAGGGTGCCTTTATTCAGGGTCTCGTCAAGGCCGTCATTGATCAAGGACTCGTTCATTCCCCTTTCGCCGAAAAGTACGCGCCGGCCCTTGAAGTTCTTCAGAAGGCCGTATCGTCTTTATCGACAAGTGATATAGAAGCCTCAACCGGACTCTCCTGGGATAAGATATCGGAAGCCGCCAGATTGCTCGCAACTTCAAAGCGGGGAACCTTGATCTGGGGAGAAGGGGTGATTTCCAAAGAGGGGGGATATGAGAATGTCCTTCGCTTGACCGATCTGGCGATGATTACAGGACTACTGGAAAAAGAGGGTGCCGGAATTCACCCCATCTGTGAAGAAAATAATGAGCAGGGGGCAGTCGATATGGGCGGGGTTCCTGAATTCCTGCCCGGCCAGGTCCCATACAGCTCTGCCTCGGCAAGACAACTCTTTTCATCCGAATGGCATGCCTCCCTCCCCGACCCGATTGAAGGACGGGTCGGCTTGACCCTGCCGGAAATAATTGAAGCAGCACACCGAGGCGAAATCAAAGCCCTCTACATTGTGGGTGAAAACCCTGTAGGGAGCCTCCCAGCCTCAATGAAGGTGCGAGAAGCCCTTGAAAAAATAGATCTGGTCATCTGCCAAGACCCCTTTCTGACCGAAACCGGGGAAGGTTCCGACTACGTTCTGCCGGCAATTACTTTTGCCGAAAAGGATGGAACCTTCACGAATATGGCGGGAGAGGTCAATCGGGTTTCCCAGGCATTTGAACCGTGCGGCGAGGCCCGTTCCGATTTAAAGATTTTCTCAGAGCTTTCGAGGCATCTGGGGCAATGGCTTCAGTATGGTGGACCGGAAGATGTCCGCCAGGAAATCTCAAAACGGGTCCCAGGCTATTATAGTGGGGAAAAACCTCCCATTCAGTTTGATACCTATTTAAAAAACAACTTTCTCTCAGAAGTGACCGAACGCTATGAGACCCCCGCGTCAACAACCCTGGCCACAAATAAAACCGCACCCTTCCTTCTTTCACGGGAACAGGTGCTTTATCACTCCGGTAAGCTGTCAACGCAGGACAAGGGGCTGTTGAAGATTGACGACAAATCAGCACTTCAGATCGGCGAGACCGATGCGGAGAACCTCCAGGTCAAGACAGGAGACCTGCTCCTGGTCAAGTCCGCCTTGGGAAGCGTCGAGGTTCCGGTCGAGATTGTCTCCTTCCTTCCGAGCGGATTGATTCAATTTCCTGAGCATTTTAATCGCTTCCCCATCAAGGACCTTTTGCCGGCCGTCATTGACCCTGTCAGTCATGTCCCCTACCTTAAGAAAGGGGCGGTTTCCCTTGAAAAGGTGACGCGATTCGACCTGAAGGTCATTACACCAAAACCAGAGCTTCCACAGCCTTCCCCGGAGAGTCCATGA
- the nuoD gene encoding NADH dehydrogenase (quinone) subunit D, which produces MDVKEPLTVDDKKAALPLLRKEEFLLNLGPQHPSTHGVLKVLLTLEGEKIVKSEPVLGFLHRGVEKIAETITYNQFIPHTDRLDYVCAMYNNFAYVRAVEKLLGITIPERSEYLRTIVAEVQRIIGHLFWLGTQALDIGAMTVFFFTFRERELLLDLFDELCGARLTTSWYRVGGVERDLTSKIIDDIYQFLADFPSKIEEYNTLLINNRIWLGRTKDIAVISGEDAVAFGLSGSTLRGSGVDYDLRKVSPYGAYGKVEWTVPLGTKGDTYDRYWVRMEEMKESSKIIKQCLDQLPEGEYLAYLPKIVVPPKDRVFTDMESMIYQFKLFTDGFKAPEGDIYCGTEAHKGELGFYIVSQGEGKPYRLKIRSPSFVHMGAFDHMAKGYMVADMITIFGTYDIVMGECDR; this is translated from the coding sequence ATGGACGTCAAGGAACCACTAACGGTTGATGATAAAAAGGCAGCGCTTCCCCTTTTAAGGAAGGAAGAGTTCCTTTTAAACCTTGGACCTCAGCATCCCTCGACACACGGGGTGTTGAAGGTCCTCCTGACCCTCGAGGGGGAGAAGATCGTCAAGTCGGAACCGGTACTCGGCTTTCTTCACCGGGGTGTCGAGAAAATTGCCGAAACAATTACCTACAATCAATTTATCCCTCACACAGATCGTCTGGATTACGTCTGTGCAATGTATAACAATTTCGCCTATGTCCGCGCCGTCGAAAAGTTGCTCGGCATTACGATTCCGGAGCGTTCCGAATATTTAAGAACCATCGTGGCGGAGGTTCAACGGATCATTGGCCACCTCTTCTGGCTCGGGACACAAGCCCTCGACATCGGCGCAATGACCGTTTTCTTTTTTACCTTTCGGGAAAGAGAACTCCTACTTGATCTCTTTGACGAACTCTGCGGTGCACGACTGACGACAAGCTGGTATCGTGTTGGCGGCGTCGAACGCGACCTGACCTCCAAGATCATTGACGATATTTATCAGTTTCTTGCCGATTTCCCCTCTAAGATCGAGGAGTACAACACCCTACTGATCAATAATCGGATCTGGCTGGGTCGGACAAAAGATATCGCCGTCATCTCCGGGGAGGATGCCGTTGCCTTCGGTCTCTCAGGCTCCACCTTGCGCGGCTCAGGGGTGGATTACGATCTTCGTAAGGTCAGCCCCTATGGCGCCTACGGGAAAGTCGAATGGACCGTCCCACTGGGAACGAAAGGCGACACCTACGACCGCTACTGGGTTCGCATGGAAGAGATGAAGGAAAGCAGCAAGATTATCAAACAATGTCTCGATCAACTCCCGGAGGGGGAATACCTCGCCTATCTCCCCAAGATTGTGGTCCCCCCCAAGGACCGTGTCTTCACAGACATGGAAAGTATGATCTATCAATTTAAACTTTTTACCGACGGATTCAAGGCACCGGAGGGCGATATCTACTGCGGCACTGAGGCCCACAAAGGAGAACTGGGTTTCTATATCGTCAGCCAGGGAGAAGGAAAACCCTACCGCCTGAAGATACGCTCCCCCTCATTTGTACATATGGGGGCCTTTGATCACATGGCGAAAGGCTACATGGTCGCGGATATGATCACCATTTTTGGAACCTATGACATTGTCATGGGAGAATGTGACAGGTAA
- a CDS encoding NADH-quinone oxidoreductase subunit C: MSEETTDKTTGEVKKVPPPPPKPPPLKVSGEDHPTARKIRDAFPAAYISATLFRKDLSVEVKKEGLFSICLLLRDDPELDFDYPVHISSVDYLREKVRFEVVYEFFSIKKKHQVRIKTRVAEDDCVVDSVTPIWRGANFLEREVYDMMGIRFNNHPNLKRILLPDDYEEGYPLRKDFPVQGRGWRDTFDFPH; the protein is encoded by the coding sequence ATGAGCGAAGAAACGACTGATAAGACAACAGGGGAAGTAAAAAAGGTTCCGCCTCCTCCCCCCAAGCCTCCACCACTCAAGGTTTCCGGAGAGGACCATCCGACTGCCAGGAAAATTCGCGATGCCTTTCCTGCGGCTTATATCAGCGCGACCCTCTTCCGGAAGGATCTCTCTGTCGAGGTAAAGAAAGAGGGGCTTTTTTCGATATGCCTGCTTCTTCGGGATGATCCTGAACTCGATTTTGACTACCCGGTCCATATTTCATCTGTTGACTACCTCAGGGAGAAAGTGCGGTTTGAAGTTGTTTATGAGTTCTTTTCGATCAAGAAAAAACACCAGGTTCGTATCAAGACACGGGTTGCAGAAGATGACTGTGTTGTTGATTCGGTCACCCCCATCTGGAGGGGTGCCAATTTCCTGGAGCGGGAAGTCTATGATATGATGGGGATACGCTTCAACAATCACCCTAACCTGAAAAGAATTCTCCTCCCCGACGATTATGAAGAGGGCTACCCCCTGCGAAAGGATTTCCCGGTTCAGGGGCGAGGCTGGCGCGACACATTTGATTTTCCTCACTAA
- a CDS encoding NADH-quinone oxidoreductase subunit B: MGLTGKFEANFITMKLDQAVNWARKWSLWPMTFGLACCAIEMIAVVASRYDLDRFGAGVFRGSPRQSDLMIVAGTVCRRMAPVIRKVYDQMPEPRYVIAMGSCATSGNIYDSYSVVQGVDRFVPVDIYIPGCPPTPEALIEGVMRLQDQISKRKVFVKA, translated from the coding sequence ATGGGATTAACCGGGAAATTTGAGGCCAACTTTATCACGATGAAACTGGATCAGGCCGTGAACTGGGCCAGGAAGTGGTCGCTCTGGCCCATGACCTTTGGCCTCGCCTGTTGTGCGATTGAGATGATCGCCGTGGTGGCCTCCCGTTATGACCTTGACCGCTTCGGGGCTGGGGTCTTTCGAGGTTCTCCAAGGCAATCTGATCTCATGATCGTTGCCGGCACCGTCTGTCGCCGAATGGCCCCGGTGATTCGAAAGGTCTACGATCAGATGCCGGAACCGCGCTATGTCATTGCGATGGGGTCCTGCGCCACCTCTGGAAATATCTACGACAGCTACAGTGTCGTCCAGGGAGTAGACCGCTTTGTCCCGGTTGATATCTATATACCTGGATGTCCCCCAACCCCGGAGGCACTCATTGAGGGAGTCATGCGGCTTCAGGATCAGATCTCAAAAAGGAAGGTCTTTGTGAAAGCATGA
- a CDS encoding NADH-quinone oxidoreductase subunit A — translation MLANTPPTNYIPIFIFIVVSLVFGVGTLVLSYFVQTRVNYKEKLSTYECGSEPISDARNPFPARYYIIAMLFVIFDVEVAFLYPWAVVFDQIGLFGLIEMIIFIALFLVAYVYAWKKGGLEWD, via the coding sequence TTGCTAGCAAACACCCCACCGACCAACTATATTCCTATTTTTATTTTTATTGTGGTTTCCCTTGTCTTCGGGGTGGGAACACTTGTTTTAAGTTACTTTGTTCAAACAAGGGTAAACTATAAGGAAAAACTATCTACATATGAATGCGGGAGTGAACCGATTTCGGATGCCAGAAATCCCTTCCCGGCCCGTTACTATATTATTGCGATGCTTTTTGTTATTTTTGATGTTGAGGTGGCGTTTCTTTATCCATGGGCGGTTGTCTTTGATCAGATCGGACTCTTTGGACTGATCGAAATGATTATTTTCATTGCTCTTTTTCTTGTTGCATATGTCTACGCCTGGAAAAAAGGAGGGTTGGAATGGGATTAA
- a CDS encoding tetratricopeptide repeat protein: MKRLSMRQIGLFLIGVISVVAITACSGGGSPRVQIPSLMSPGDMSNRDAAAKNNEGVDHLVQGHYDIALKHFKKALAAAPNFAEAHFNMAISLDGMGKHADATEAFKKAKNFGGDNPKIVDNAVLKKHLNL; the protein is encoded by the coding sequence ATGAAAAGACTTTCCATGCGTCAGATCGGATTGTTTTTAATTGGGGTTATTTCGGTCGTTGCAATCACAGCCTGTTCCGGAGGCGGGAGCCCCAGGGTTCAAATTCCATCACTGATGTCGCCGGGTGATATGAGCAACCGGGATGCGGCCGCAAAAAATAATGAAGGGGTCGATCACCTCGTGCAGGGACATTACGATATCGCTCTTAAACATTTCAAGAAGGCCCTGGCGGCGGCACCAAATTTCGCAGAGGCCCATTTTAATATGGCAATCTCCCTTGACGGCATGGGAAAACACGCGGACGCAACGGAGGCCTTCAAAAAGGCAAAAAACTTTGGGGGAGACAACCCGAAGATTGTTGATAATGCGGTGTTGAAAAAACATCTCAATCTCTAG
- a CDS encoding fumarate hydratase, producing the protein MTEFAFQEMFPLGQDTTQYRLLSDKHISIKSFGEKDIVLIYPEALTLLAEQAFTDVSYLYRSPHLKLLAGILDDPDSSRNDRYVALQLLKNAVIAADRIFPMCQDTGTAIAIGKKGQQVWTDFSDETALSLGIFNAYEKSNLRYSQNLPLTMYEEINSGSNLPAQIELYATPGDRYEFLFIAKGGGSANKTFLYQETKAVLNPTALIDFMKDKMKTLGTSACPPYHLVFVIGGTSAEMTLKTVKLASAGYLDHLPTKGSDAGHAFRDLEVEENLIRVSQELGIGAQFGGKYFCLDARVIRLPRHGASCPIGLGVSCSADRNIKAKITKEGIYLEQLEEDPARFLPEVQGEEGPAVRIDLNQPMDRILALLSRHPVATRLLLTGKIVVARDIAHAKLKERIDKGGKLPSYFKDHMIYYAGPAKTPEGYPSGSFGPTTAGRMDSYVPVFQKEGGSMVMLAKGNRSKRVTDACREFGGFYLGSIGGPAAKLGKECITHVETIEYPELGMEAIFMITVKDFPAFIIVDDKGNDFFDKLLSA; encoded by the coding sequence ATGACTGAATTCGCTTTCCAGGAAATGTTTCCTCTGGGACAGGACACGACCCAATATCGTCTCCTGTCTGATAAACACATCTCAATAAAATCGTTCGGGGAAAAAGACATCGTCCTCATTTATCCGGAGGCTTTGACGCTGCTTGCCGAGCAGGCCTTTACGGACGTCTCCTATCTATACAGATCGCCTCACCTGAAGTTACTGGCGGGCATTCTGGATGACCCTGACAGTTCGCGCAACGACAGATACGTCGCACTGCAGCTCCTGAAAAATGCGGTCATTGCCGCAGATCGAATCTTTCCAATGTGCCAGGATACCGGCACGGCGATCGCCATCGGCAAGAAGGGGCAACAGGTCTGGACTGACTTTTCCGATGAAACTGCCCTCTCCTTAGGAATCTTTAATGCTTATGAAAAAAGTAATCTTCGGTATTCCCAGAACCTCCCTCTCACAATGTATGAAGAAATAAACAGCGGCAGCAATCTCCCCGCACAGATTGAACTCTACGCAACACCAGGAGACCGCTATGAATTTCTCTTCATCGCAAAAGGAGGAGGATCCGCCAATAAGACCTTTCTTTATCAGGAAACCAAGGCGGTATTAAATCCCACAGCCCTCATCGACTTTATGAAAGACAAGATGAAGACCCTCGGAACTTCCGCCTGCCCTCCCTACCATCTGGTCTTTGTCATTGGAGGAACCTCAGCCGAAATGACATTAAAGACGGTCAAACTGGCATCCGCCGGTTATCTTGACCATCTGCCCACAAAAGGAAGCGATGCCGGACATGCCTTCCGTGACCTTGAAGTCGAGGAAAATCTCATCCGTGTCTCGCAGGAACTTGGAATCGGCGCCCAGTTTGGAGGTAAGTATTTCTGCCTGGATGCACGGGTCATCCGGCTTCCCCGGCATGGGGCATCCTGCCCCATCGGTCTGGGCGTTAGTTGCAGCGCGGACCGGAATATTAAGGCAAAAATCACTAAAGAAGGTATTTATCTGGAACAGCTTGAGGAAGACCCTGCCCGGTTTTTACCAGAGGTTCAAGGAGAGGAAGGCCCAGCGGTTCGTATTGATTTAAACCAGCCAATGGACAGGATTCTAGCCCTCCTGAGCAGACATCCGGTCGCCACACGCCTGCTCCTTACGGGGAAGATTGTCGTCGCAAGAGATATCGCCCATGCGAAACTGAAAGAGCGCATCGACAAAGGCGGAAAGTTACCGTCATACTTCAAAGACCATATGATCTACTATGCCGGCCCGGCAAAGACCCCCGAGGGATATCCCTCGGGGTCTTTCGGGCCGACAACAGCAGGGCGCATGGACTCGTATGTGCCTGTTTTCCAAAAAGAAGGCGGTTCGATGGTCATGCTTGCAAAGGGAAACCGCTCAAAACGGGTCACAGACGCATGCAGAGAGTTCGGTGGATTTTATTTAGGTTCGATCGGTGGCCCTGCAGCAAAACTGGGGAAGGAGTGTATTACCCACGTTGAAACCATTGAATATCCCGAACTTGGCATGGAAGCCATCTTTATGATCACCGTAAAAGACTTCCCCGCCTTCATCATCGTTGATGACAAGGGAAATGACTTCTTCGACAAACTGCTATCGGCCTAA
- a CDS encoding ABC-F family ATPase, which translates to MISTSNVAIQFGAKPLFEHVSVKFLEGNCYGLIGANGVGKSTFMKILSGDLDPSSGSVSIGPNERLGKLEQDQFAFEKDIVLDVVIMGHAELWRIKKERERIYALPEMSEEEGLKVGDLEAEFAEMDGYTAESRAGELLLGLGIPIEQHEGPMSAVAPGWKLRVLLAQALFSDPDIMLLDEPTNHLDLNAIRWLEDLLRERSCTMIIISHDRHFLNSVCTHMADLDYGEIRMYPGNYDEYMEASTQVRNRMLASNAKKKAQISELQTFVRRFSANASKAKQATSRANQIEKIKLEDVKPSSRVYPYLIFEQEKKLYRTALDVTDLSKGYDEPLFNNLSLSVAPGERIAIIGPNGIGKTTLLRSLLPDFDRKGLSLDSGTAKWSENAHIGYFPQDHTADFEKAMSLFEWMCQWRREGDDEQVVRATLGRLLFSKREMDKSVKVISGGEQGRMLFGKLILQRHNVLLMDEPTNHLDMESIESLNNALEKYPGTLVMVSHDREFISSLATRIIELTPEGIVDYKDTYENFLQKQGVV; encoded by the coding sequence TTGATTTCTACATCTAATGTTGCCATTCAGTTTGGGGCCAAACCTTTGTTTGAACATGTCTCGGTGAAGTTTTTAGAGGGGAACTGTTATGGCTTGATCGGTGCAAATGGCGTCGGAAAATCGACGTTTATGAAAATTCTCTCCGGAGACCTGGACCCCTCTTCCGGGAGTGTCTCCATTGGCCCCAATGAGCGGCTTGGGAAACTTGAACAGGACCAGTTCGCCTTTGAAAAGGATATTGTTCTGGATGTGGTCATCATGGGGCATGCCGAGCTTTGGCGCATCAAGAAAGAACGCGAGCGGATTTATGCCCTCCCAGAGATGAGCGAAGAAGAAGGTTTAAAGGTAGGGGACCTGGAGGCCGAGTTTGCCGAAATGGACGGCTACACCGCAGAATCCCGCGCGGGCGAATTATTATTAGGCCTAGGAATTCCTATTGAACAACACGAGGGACCGATGAGCGCGGTCGCTCCGGGCTGGAAACTGCGTGTCTTGTTGGCGCAGGCCTTGTTTTCTGATCCGGACATTATGCTTTTGGATGAACCGACGAACCATCTCGATCTCAACGCTATTCGTTGGTTGGAGGATCTGTTGCGGGAGCGCTCCTGTACGATGATTATTATTTCTCACGACCGGCATTTCCTGAACAGTGTTTGCACCCATATGGCCGATCTCGACTATGGTGAAATCCGGATGTACCCAGGAAATTACGATGAATATATGGAGGCATCGACCCAGGTCCGTAACCGTATGCTGGCCAGCAATGCCAAGAAGAAGGCGCAGATCTCAGAGTTGCAAACATTTGTTCGGCGGTTTTCAGCGAATGCCTCCAAGGCAAAACAAGCGACCTCCCGCGCGAATCAGATTGAAAAAATAAAACTTGAGGATGTGAAGCCTTCCAGCCGGGTTTACCCTTACCTTATTTTTGAACAGGAGAAAAAACTTTACCGCACCGCCCTGGACGTCACTGATTTAAGCAAGGGTTATGATGAACCTCTGTTTAATAATCTAAGCCTGTCTGTTGCTCCCGGTGAGCGTATTGCCATCATTGGACCCAATGGTATTGGAAAAACTACGCTGCTTCGGAGTCTCCTTCCTGATTTTGATAGGAAAGGATTAAGCCTGGACTCCGGCACGGCGAAGTGGTCTGAGAATGCCCATATCGGTTACTTCCCGCAAGACCATACCGCGGATTTTGAGAAGGCGATGTCGCTGTTTGAGTGGATGTGCCAATGGCGGCGTGAAGGGGATGATGAACAGGTGGTTCGTGCAACCTTGGGGCGGCTACTCTTTTCTAAAAGAGAGATGGACAAGTCGGTCAAGGTCATCTCCGGGGGAGAACAAGGCCGGATGTTGTTCGGAAAACTGATCCTCCAGCGTCATAATGTTTTGTTGATGGATGAACCCACCAACCATCTCGACATGGAGTCGATTGAATCATTAAATAACGCGCTTGAAAAATATCCCGGCACCCTAGTGATGGTCAGCCATGACCGGGAATTCATCTCCTCTCTGGCCACACGTATTATTGAGCTTACGCCGGAGGGAATTGTTGACTATAAAGACACATACGAGAACTTCCTGCAAAAACAGGGCGTGGTTTAG